A single genomic interval of Lacrimispora sphenoides JCM 1415 harbors:
- the truB gene encoding tRNA pseudouridine(55) synthase TruB, with product MADGIINVYKEKGFTSHDVVAKMRGILKQKKIGHTGTLDPMAEGVLPVCLGKATKLCDMLTDKTKTYEAVLLLGRETDTQDTTGEILKEYPVKADEAQVKEAVLSFLGHYDQIPPMYSALKVDGKKLYELARAGKEVERKARPVEILEITVDRILLPRVTMTVTCSKGTYIRTLCYDIGRKLGCGGCMESLLRTQVSGFCLEDSLTLAQIEELRDDGTLENHILAVDKVFSDYPALKMKQDFDKLVHNGNPFYRNQAEGDTLLPDGPVRVYDSRNQFIGVYVPDRKKELLKPQKVFLGGTP from the coding sequence ATGGCAGACGGCATCATCAATGTATACAAGGAAAAAGGATTTACCTCTCATGACGTTGTGGCGAAAATGAGAGGTATTTTAAAGCAGAAAAAGATAGGACATACAGGAACCCTGGATCCTATGGCAGAGGGAGTATTACCCGTATGCCTGGGAAAGGCGACGAAGCTTTGCGATATGCTGACGGATAAGACCAAAACCTATGAGGCGGTCCTGCTTCTGGGCAGGGAAACTGATACCCAGGATACTACGGGAGAAATTCTTAAGGAATATCCGGTCAAGGCAGATGAGGCCCAGGTGAAGGAAGCCGTACTCAGCTTTCTTGGTCATTACGATCAGATACCTCCCATGTATTCTGCTTTAAAGGTGGATGGAAAAAAGCTTTATGAGCTGGCCAGGGCCGGAAAAGAAGTGGAGCGGAAAGCCAGGCCTGTGGAGATTTTGGAGATCACTGTAGACCGGATCCTGCTCCCACGGGTTACTATGACAGTAACCTGTTCCAAGGGAACTTATATCAGGACCCTTTGCTATGACATCGGGAGAAAACTTGGCTGCGGAGGGTGCATGGAATCCCTTCTCCGCACCCAGGTTTCCGGGTTTTGTTTAGAGGACAGCCTGACTCTGGCACAGATCGAGGAACTTCGGGATGATGGAACCCTGGAGAATCATATCCTTGCTGTGGACAAGGTGTTTTCGGATTATCCGGCACTTAAGATGAAACAGGATTTTGACAAGCTGGTGCACAATGGAAACCCCTTTTACAGGAACCAGGCAGAGGGAGATACTCTGTTACCTGACGGACCTGTAAGAGTCTATGACAGCAGGAACCAGTTTATTGGAGTTTACGTACCTGACAGGAAGAAGGAACTTCTTAAGCCTCAAAAGGTATTTCTGGGAGGAACGCCTTAA
- a CDS encoding branched-chain amino acid ABC transporter permease, translating to MSLTTFLQQCLTGISLGGAYALIAIGYTLVYGILRLINFAHGDIFMMAGYFMIFAMASFPWYISIPVVLLVTVLLGVSIERVAYRPLRTAPRMSVMISAIGVSYLLQNLATYLFTALPKGYPEIPFLKKIYQIGGLSASFVTFLTPVLTLVVVYGLITLINKTKIGMAMRAVAKDYDTAALMGIKINRIITITFAIGSLLAAVGSVLYFTDRMTVFPFSGSLPGLKCFVAAVFGGIGSIPGAVIGGFILGLGETALVAMGYSTFSDAFTFVLLIIILLIKPTGLFGEKTTDKV from the coding sequence ATGAGTCTTACAACCTTTTTACAGCAGTGCCTGACCGGTATCTCCCTGGGCGGCGCTTATGCGCTGATTGCCATTGGTTATACCCTGGTTTACGGTATCCTGCGGCTCATCAACTTCGCCCACGGCGATATTTTCATGATGGCCGGTTATTTTATGATATTTGCCATGGCAAGTTTTCCATGGTACATTTCCATTCCAGTGGTTTTACTGGTCACCGTATTATTAGGCGTATCCATCGAACGGGTGGCTTACCGCCCCTTACGTACCGCACCCAGAATGTCCGTCATGATTTCTGCTATCGGTGTCTCCTACCTTTTGCAGAATCTGGCTACCTATCTGTTCACAGCCCTGCCAAAGGGATATCCGGAAATTCCGTTTCTTAAGAAGATCTACCAGATCGGCGGTCTTTCCGCATCCTTTGTAACATTCTTAACGCCGGTCCTGACACTTGTCGTTGTTTATGGGCTTATCACCCTGATCAATAAGACAAAAATCGGCATGGCCATGCGCGCAGTCGCAAAGGATTATGATACTGCCGCCCTTATGGGAATCAAGATCAACCGCATCATCACCATTACCTTTGCCATTGGCTCCCTTTTAGCCGCCGTCGGCTCCGTGCTTTATTTTACGGACCGAATGACCGTATTCCCGTTCTCCGGCTCCCTGCCTGGCTTAAAATGCTTTGTTGCCGCAGTATTCGGCGGTATCGGCAGCATTCCAGGCGCCGTGATCGGAGGCTTTATCCTTGGCCTTGGCGAAACAGCCCTGGTAGCTATGGGATATTCCACCTTCAGCGACGCATTTACCTTTGTTCTGCTAATCATCATTCTCCTGATCAAGCCTACGGGACTGTTCGGCGAGAAGACCACCGATAAAGTGTGA
- a CDS encoding C40 family peptidase — translation MTDKAWKVLGFAIACGSAVWIGTADVQAAKSEPNLKTGSPVAGISVYMDQYQESMKQEGGETPAGLTQEKMRYGTFNSIFQNLGVSVVEDSLNIRKEPKNDAEIVGKLRNHAGSSVLSEENGWYKIKSGQVTGYVYGKYLATGQDARAIAYYNMKLMLRVDTETLRVRSKPNTDSEVLGKIHEGETYPFISHNGGWAKIQYNGQTAYAYVPENATIAFTIPEAEKSSDLRNQVVNYAVGFVGNPYRWGGTNPNTGADCSGFVQYVMEHAAGVHLDRTSRQQAEEGEVIPASSMEPGDLLFYASGRQIDHVAMYIGKGKIVHAANRRSGIKISTWNYRKPVTIRRVIP, via the coding sequence ATGACTGACAAAGCATGGAAGGTACTAGGCTTTGCTATAGCATGCGGCAGTGCCGTATGGATAGGAACAGCAGATGTACAGGCCGCAAAATCAGAACCTAACCTTAAGACCGGTTCGCCAGTAGCAGGCATTTCGGTCTACATGGATCAATATCAGGAATCCATGAAACAGGAAGGTGGGGAAACGCCGGCCGGTCTTACGCAGGAAAAAATGAGGTATGGAACCTTCAACTCAATCTTTCAGAATCTTGGGGTGAGTGTGGTGGAGGATTCCTTGAACATCAGAAAAGAACCAAAGAATGATGCGGAAATCGTGGGGAAATTGAGAAACCATGCCGGCAGCAGTGTGCTGTCAGAAGAAAATGGCTGGTATAAAATAAAGTCAGGACAGGTAACCGGATATGTATACGGAAAATATCTGGCCACCGGACAAGATGCCAGAGCAATTGCCTACTATAACATGAAGCTGATGCTCCGGGTAGACACTGAAACCCTTCGGGTCCGCAGCAAACCGAATACGGATTCTGAAGTACTGGGCAAGATTCATGAGGGTGAAACATATCCTTTTATCTCCCATAACGGGGGATGGGCAAAAATCCAATATAATGGTCAGACAGCCTATGCCTATGTACCAGAAAATGCCACAATCGCATTTACCATACCTGAAGCGGAAAAAAGCAGTGACCTTCGCAATCAGGTTGTAAACTATGCGGTCGGGTTCGTGGGGAACCCATATCGATGGGGCGGCACCAATCCTAATACAGGGGCGGACTGCTCCGGTTTTGTCCAGTATGTGATGGAGCATGCCGCAGGAGTTCATTTAGACCGTACCTCCAGGCAGCAGGCCGAAGAGGGAGAAGTCATACCAGCGTCCAGCATGGAGCCTGGCGACTTGCTGTTCTATGCAAGCGGAAGGCAAATCGACCATGTGGCCATGTATATTGGAAAGGGAAAAATCGTCCATGCGGCAAACCGCAGGAGCGGGATCAAAATCTCCACCTGGAATTACAGAAAGCCAGTCACCATACGGCGGGTGATTCCATGA
- a CDS encoding ABC transporter substrate-binding protein, protein MKLKKVFAITLAACLSASMVAGCSTGSSSSASGGEKVVKIGVFEPTTGENGGGGFQELLGMRYAKQTHPTVKIGGEEYKVELVEVDNKSDKTEAVNAAQKLVSEKVSVVLGSYGSGVSIAAGQIFADAKIPAIGASCTNPQVTQGNDFYFRVCFLDPFQGTVMANYANDNGAKTAAVITQLGDDYSSGLGSFFKTAFTGLGGNIVSEEQFQTNQTDFKAILTNIKAQNPDIIFAPSSITTAPLIIKQARELGITATIAAGDTWENSTIIENAGSSAQGVVLSTFFDEAEPANEEAAAFISGFKAYLKENKQDEIIPAVSALGYDSYLCAIKAIETAGSTDGTAIRDALKGVSIDGVTGSISFDENGDAKKDMAFIKTIDNGKFKFLTTTTVK, encoded by the coding sequence ATGAAATTGAAAAAAGTATTTGCAATCACTCTTGCAGCATGTTTGAGTGCCAGCATGGTCGCCGGCTGCAGCACTGGTTCCTCGTCTTCTGCCTCTGGCGGCGAAAAGGTCGTTAAGATCGGCGTGTTCGAACCTACCACCGGAGAAAACGGAGGGGGTGGGTTCCAGGAGCTCCTGGGAATGCGCTATGCAAAGCAGACCCATCCAACGGTTAAAATCGGAGGGGAAGAGTATAAGGTGGAACTGGTGGAAGTGGATAACAAATCCGATAAAACAGAAGCAGTTAACGCTGCACAGAAGCTTGTGAGCGAAAAGGTTTCCGTTGTGCTTGGAAGCTATGGTTCCGGTGTTTCCATTGCAGCAGGACAGATATTTGCAGATGCCAAAATTCCTGCCATAGGCGCCTCCTGTACCAACCCTCAGGTAACCCAGGGAAATGATTTCTATTTCCGGGTATGTTTCCTGGATCCGTTCCAGGGTACGGTCATGGCCAACTACGCCAATGACAACGGGGCAAAGACGGCTGCCGTCATCACCCAGTTAGGAGATGATTATTCCTCCGGCCTTGGATCCTTCTTCAAAACAGCATTCACAGGCTTAGGCGGAAATATTGTCAGCGAAGAACAGTTCCAGACCAATCAGACCGATTTTAAGGCAATCCTTACAAACATCAAGGCTCAGAATCCTGATATCATTTTTGCACCATCTTCCATTACTACGGCTCCTCTTATCATCAAGCAGGCCCGTGAACTTGGAATTACAGCTACCATCGCTGCCGGTGATACCTGGGAGAACTCCACCATCATCGAAAATGCAGGCAGCTCTGCACAAGGCGTTGTCCTTTCTACCTTCTTTGACGAAGCAGAACCAGCCAACGAGGAGGCTGCTGCCTTTATCTCCGGCTTTAAGGCTTACTTAAAGGAAAATAAGCAGGACGAAATCATCCCGGCTGTATCTGCACTCGGCTATGATTCTTACCTCTGCGCAATAAAGGCCATTGAAACCGCTGGCTCCACAGACGGCACCGCCATCCGTGATGCATTAAAGGGCGTATCCATTGACGGCGTTACCGGAAGCATATCCTTTGATGAAAATGGAGATGCCAAGAAAGACATGGCGTTCATAAAGACCATTGATAACGGCAAATTTAAATTCTTGACGACTACTACGGTTAAATAA
- a CDS encoding branched-chain amino acid ABC transporter permease, with translation MKKNAVSKNKLYTLAALLVIIVLLAFLQANSAQYSYQISILERSAIYAVVAVSMNLLTGFTGLFSLGQAGFMAIGAYTVAILTIPVESRASVYYVNGISHAIANLHCPYWLALIIAGLLAAAMAALIGIPVLRLKSDYLAIATLGFSEIIRAVIAAPQLDKITNGSYGLKSIPGFPNLFTAFGLPALCILLMVLLINSSYGRAFKALREDEVAAQAMGLNLFRYKELAFVISSFFTGVGGGLLAIFMRSIDSKTFSINLTYDILLIVVLGGIGSITGSVIGAFLVTAGREWLRFFDNPLVIGGFEVPLFRSGFRMVIFSILLMMVVLFYRRGIMGSNEFSWEGLGRLIRSIPSRLKRKSKAQKGDNA, from the coding sequence ATGAAGAAAAATGCAGTTTCCAAAAACAAACTTTATACTCTGGCCGCTCTTTTAGTCATCATCGTCCTGCTTGCTTTTTTACAGGCTAACAGCGCCCAGTACAGCTATCAGATCTCCATCCTGGAGCGAAGTGCCATCTACGCGGTGGTTGCCGTCTCCATGAACCTGCTTACCGGCTTTACGGGATTATTCTCCTTAGGCCAGGCCGGTTTTATGGCGATCGGAGCCTATACCGTAGCCATCCTTACCATTCCGGTGGAAAGCAGGGCCAGCGTTTACTATGTAAACGGCATCTCTCATGCTATCGCGAACTTACACTGCCCTTATTGGCTGGCCTTAATTATCGCAGGGCTCCTAGCCGCAGCCATGGCCGCCCTTATCGGCATTCCTGTTCTCCGGTTAAAAAGTGATTATCTGGCTATTGCAACCCTGGGCTTTTCCGAGATCATTCGGGCTGTCATTGCGGCTCCCCAGCTAGACAAGATCACCAACGGTTCTTACGGATTAAAAAGTATTCCCGGGTTTCCTAACCTTTTTACAGCCTTTGGGCTCCCGGCCCTTTGCATCCTTTTAATGGTCCTACTCATTAATTCCTCTTACGGACGCGCATTTAAGGCCCTCCGCGAAGATGAAGTGGCTGCTCAGGCCATGGGACTTAACCTATTCCGTTATAAGGAGCTGGCCTTTGTCATCTCTTCCTTTTTCACAGGCGTAGGCGGAGGGCTTCTGGCCATATTCATGCGCTCCATTGATTCGAAGACCTTTTCCATCAACTTAACCTACGATATCCTGTTAATCGTAGTCCTTGGAGGAATCGGAAGCATTACAGGAAGCGTCATCGGCGCCTTTCTGGTCACCGCAGGAAGGGAATGGCTTCGTTTCTTTGATAATCCGCTGGTTATCGGAGGATTTGAAGTACCCCTGTTCCGTTCCGGTTTCCGTATGGTCATCTTTTCTATTTTATTGATGATGGTGGTGCTCTTCTACCGCCGCGGGATCATGGGCAGCAATGAATTTTCCTGGGAGGGGCTTGGCCGGCTTATCCGAAGTATTCCATCCAGGCTGAAGAGAAAAAGCAAAGCACAGAAGGGAGATAACGCATAA
- a CDS encoding CTP synthase → MSVKYVFVTGGVVSGLGKGITAASLGRLLKARGYKVTMQKFDPYINIDPGTMNPVQHGEVFVTEDGAETDLDLGHYERFIDENLTQNSNVTTGKVYWTVLTRERRGDFGGGTVQVIPHITDEIKSRFHCSNSNSSETEIAIIEVGGTVGDIESQPFLEAIRQFQHEAGHENVILIHVTLVPYLKVSGELKTKPTQSSVKDLQGMGIQPDIIVCRSELPLDDGIRSKIAQFCNVPKTHVLQNLDVEVLYELPLAMEEEHLAEVACESLNLPCPKPDLADWTLMIENWKHPEKEVTVALVGKYIQLHDAYISVVEALKHGSVFHRAKVHIKWIDSELVTDENAASLFSDVNGILVPGGFGSRGIEGKISSIRYARENNIPFLGLCLGMQMAIVEFARHVAGFGDAHTSELDEETTHPVIHLMPDQNGIEDIGGTLRLGSYPCMLDKSSKAYEVYGEELIHERHRHRYEVNNDYRDDLVNAGMKLSGISPDGRIVEMIEIPSHPWFIATQAHPEFKSRPNRPHPLFRDFIRAAIENS, encoded by the coding sequence ATGTCAGTGAAATACGTATTTGTCACCGGAGGAGTTGTGTCCGGGCTTGGCAAAGGTATTACCGCAGCATCTCTTGGACGTCTGCTTAAGGCCAGAGGCTATAAGGTCACCATGCAGAAATTTGATCCGTACATCAACATTGATCCGGGCACCATGAATCCAGTGCAGCATGGTGAGGTTTTCGTCACCGAGGACGGTGCTGAAACCGATCTCGACCTTGGCCATTACGAACGATTTATCGACGAAAATCTGACTCAAAATTCCAACGTTACTACCGGTAAGGTCTACTGGACCGTACTGACCCGTGAACGGCGCGGGGACTTCGGGGGAGGCACCGTACAGGTTATCCCTCACATTACCGACGAAATCAAAAGCCGTTTTCACTGCAGCAACAGCAACTCCTCTGAAACAGAGATCGCCATCATAGAAGTAGGCGGAACGGTAGGCGACATCGAAAGCCAGCCATTCCTTGAGGCGATCCGACAATTCCAACACGAAGCAGGCCACGAGAACGTCATTCTCATCCACGTGACCCTGGTTCCATATCTAAAGGTTTCCGGAGAACTGAAAACCAAACCCACCCAGTCCAGTGTAAAAGACTTACAGGGGATGGGGATCCAACCCGACATCATTGTATGCCGTTCCGAACTGCCCCTTGATGACGGAATCCGAAGTAAAATCGCACAATTCTGTAACGTTCCCAAAACCCATGTACTCCAAAACCTGGATGTGGAAGTATTGTATGAGCTTCCTCTTGCCATGGAGGAAGAACATTTAGCTGAAGTCGCATGTGAAAGCTTAAATCTTCCCTGCCCCAAACCAGACTTAGCGGACTGGACCTTAATGATCGAAAACTGGAAGCATCCGGAAAAAGAGGTGACGGTCGCCTTGGTTGGCAAATACATCCAGCTTCACGATGCCTATATTTCCGTAGTGGAAGCATTAAAACACGGAAGTGTCTTCCACCGGGCGAAGGTTCATATTAAATGGATCGATTCAGAACTTGTTACCGATGAAAACGCGGCCAGCCTTTTCAGTGATGTGAACGGAATTCTGGTCCCCGGCGGTTTTGGCAGCCGCGGCATTGAAGGAAAGATCTCATCCATCCGTTATGCCCGGGAAAACAACATTCCATTCCTTGGCCTCTGCCTTGGAATGCAGATGGCCATCGTGGAATTTGCACGCCACGTAGCGGGCTTTGGCGACGCACACACCTCAGAGCTCGATGAAGAAACTACGCATCCGGTCATCCACTTAATGCCGGACCAGAACGGCATCGAGGACATCGGAGGCACACTGAGACTTGGCTCCTATCCCTGTATGCTGGACAAATCCTCCAAGGCATATGAAGTATATGGGGAAGAGCTGATCCATGAGCGTCACAGACACCGCTATGAGGTAAACAATGATTACCGCGATGATCTGGTAAACGCCGGGATGAAGCTTTCCGGTATCTCCCCGGATGGACGGATCGTGGAAATGATAGAAATTCCATCTCATCCCTGGTTCATCGCCACACAGGCACATCCGGAGTTTAAATCAAGGCCTAACAGACCTCATCCGCTGTTTCGGGATTTCATACGTGCGGCCATTGAAAACAGTTAA
- a CDS encoding ABC transporter ATP-binding protein — translation MLKIDNLRVNYGGIEAVKGISFEVPDKSIVTLIGANGAGKSTTLKSIVGLVKPSAGSSITLDGEELIGKDTPDIISRGIALVPEGRHVFPDMTVIENIKIGAYLRNDDLKEDIDWIYDLFPRLKERSWQLSGTLSGGEQQMLAVARALMSQPKILMMDEPSLGLAPLIVKDIFSIIREINKKGVTVLLIEQNANMALHTADIGYVLETGRITLTGSGKKLLADESVKAAYLGKKKN, via the coding sequence ATGCTGAAGATTGATAACTTGCGAGTGAATTACGGCGGAATTGAAGCCGTTAAGGGAATTTCCTTTGAAGTACCAGATAAGAGCATTGTGACCCTGATCGGAGCCAATGGAGCCGGAAAAAGCACGACCTTAAAATCCATTGTCGGTCTGGTAAAGCCGTCAGCCGGAAGCAGCATCACCCTGGATGGGGAGGAACTGATCGGCAAGGATACTCCGGATATTATATCCAGGGGAATTGCCCTGGTACCGGAAGGACGTCATGTATTTCCGGATATGACCGTTATTGAAAATATCAAGATCGGAGCCTATTTAAGAAATGACGATCTTAAGGAGGATATCGACTGGATTTATGATTTATTTCCCCGGTTAAAAGAAAGGAGCTGGCAGCTTTCCGGTACCCTTTCAGGAGGCGAACAGCAGATGCTGGCAGTTGCCAGGGCTCTTATGAGCCAGCCAAAGATCCTCATGATGGATGAACCTTCACTGGGTCTTGCTCCGCTGATTGTAAAGGATATCTTCTCTATTATCCGGGAGATCAACAAAAAGGGGGTAACCGTTCTTCTCATCGAACAAAATGCCAATATGGCCCTTCACACGGCTGATATCGGCTACGTTCTGGAAACTGGGCGGATCACCTTGACAGGGTCCGGGAAAAAGCTGTTGGCCGATGAATCGGTAAAAGCAGCTTATCTTGGAAAAAAGAAGAATTAA
- a CDS encoding bifunctional riboflavin kinase/FAD synthetase, translating into MEYITGTREFQIEEPAIVTLGKFDGRHRGHQKLLKRMGELKAAKGYKTAVLTFDMAPITLMTGSPQKAITTNLERKNNLEKIGIDYLVEYPFTEETSHMEPEEFVERVLAGQMNARIIVVGTDCSFGYQGAGNADSLYQWKDRYGYELIVIPKEQDDHRDISSTYIREQLDAGNMEKANELLGEPYAIHGTVVHGNHIGGAVLGFPTANILPSPEKHLPLFGVYVSKVYVDGTYYGGITNIGRKPTVEGNSPVVAETFIYGINEDIYGKTIEVQLLHFVRPERKFEGLEQLKAQIGKDREYGMRYLKDLSDQQITHL; encoded by the coding sequence ATGGAATATATAACCGGAACCAGAGAATTTCAGATTGAAGAGCCTGCAATCGTAACTCTGGGAAAATTCGATGGACGCCACAGAGGCCACCAGAAGCTGTTAAAGCGGATGGGAGAGCTAAAGGCAGCCAAAGGGTATAAAACGGCTGTCCTTACCTTTGATATGGCCCCCATTACCCTCATGACAGGAAGCCCCCAAAAGGCCATCACTACTAATCTGGAGAGAAAAAACAATCTGGAGAAGATCGGCATCGATTATCTGGTGGAATACCCCTTTACAGAGGAAACCTCGCATATGGAGCCAGAGGAATTCGTAGAGCGTGTTCTGGCAGGCCAGATGAATGCCAGGATCATCGTAGTTGGTACGGATTGTTCCTTTGGATACCAGGGAGCGGGAAATGCAGACAGCCTATACCAGTGGAAAGACCGGTATGGTTATGAACTGATCGTTATCCCGAAAGAGCAGGATGACCACCGGGATATCAGCAGTACTTACATCAGGGAGCAGCTGGATGCCGGAAATATGGAAAAGGCCAACGAGCTTTTGGGAGAGCCATATGCCATACATGGAACCGTGGTCCACGGCAACCATATCGGAGGAGCGGTTCTTGGATTCCCCACGGCCAATATTCTGCCTTCGCCGGAGAAACACCTTCCTTTATTCGGCGTGTATGTGTCCAAAGTATATGTGGACGGTACTTATTATGGGGGTATTACGAATATCGGAAGAAAGCCAACGGTGGAGGGAAATTCACCTGTTGTAGCAGAAACCTTTATTTATGGTATAAATGAGGATATATATGGAAAGACTATAGAAGTACAGCTTTTGCATTTTGTCCGTCCTGAACGGAAATTTGAAGGGCTGGAACAATTAAAAGCACAGATCGGGAAGGATAGAGAATACGGGATGCGGTATTTAAAAGACCTTTCAGATCAGCAAATCACTCATTTGTAA
- a CDS encoding DHH family phosphoesterase, protein MSFFDTVLEDVKTVAIMGHVRPDGDCVGSCLAAYNYLEQHHPQVEAVVYLETPPSKFDYLRNFDRIVSDFSEDKEYDLCVCLDSSDTLRLGEAAKFLNTAKKSLCVDHHVTNLRYAKENIVQDDSSSTCEVLYGLLDENKITREIAECIYTGIIHDTGVFKYDCTSKRTMEIAGKLMEKGIDFSKIIDDSFYRKTYIQNQILGRALLESIAFHDNRCIFSAISKKEMDFYGVTGADMDGIIDQLRITEGVECAIFMYEISCREYKVSLRSTTDLDVSKIAVYFGGGGHKKAAGCTMAGSVHDVINNLSNQIAKQLN, encoded by the coding sequence GTGAGTTTTTTTGACACAGTGCTTGAAGATGTGAAAACGGTAGCAATCATGGGTCATGTCCGTCCGGACGGGGACTGCGTTGGTTCCTGTCTGGCGGCTTACAACTATCTGGAACAGCATCATCCGCAAGTGGAGGCGGTGGTTTATCTTGAGACCCCTCCTTCCAAATTTGATTATCTCAGGAATTTTGACCGCATTGTCAGTGACTTTTCAGAGGATAAGGAATATGATCTCTGTGTTTGCCTTGACAGCAGTGATACGCTCCGGTTAGGGGAGGCAGCAAAGTTCTTAAATACCGCAAAAAAAAGTCTCTGTGTGGATCACCACGTTACCAATTTAAGATATGCAAAAGAGAATATTGTACAGGATGATTCAAGTTCGACCTGCGAGGTGCTTTACGGCCTCTTAGATGAAAATAAGATTACCAGGGAAATAGCAGAATGCATTTATACCGGAATTATCCATGATACCGGAGTGTTTAAATACGACTGCACTTCAAAAAGGACGATGGAGATTGCAGGGAAGCTGATGGAAAAGGGAATCGACTTTTCAAAGATCATCGATGACAGTTTTTACCGGAAGACCTATATCCAGAATCAGATTCTGGGAAGGGCTTTATTAGAGAGCATAGCCTTTCACGACAACCGTTGCATTTTCAGTGCCATCAGCAAAAAGGAAATGGATTTCTACGGTGTTACCGGTGCTGATATGGATGGAATCATTGATCAGCTTCGAATCACAGAGGGTGTGGAATGTGCCATATTCATGTATGAAATCTCATGCAGGGAGTATAAGGTGAGTCTGCGCTCTACCACGGATCTTGATGTGAGCAAAATTGCCGTTTATTTCGGGGGCGGCGGTCATAAGAAAGCGGCCGGCTGTACCATGGCAGGAAGTGTTCATGATGTGATCAACAATCTGTCGAATCAGATTGCAAAACAGCTTAACTAG
- the rbfA gene encoding 30S ribosome-binding factor RbfA encodes MRKNSIKNTRINMEVQRELSEIIRLEIKDPRIHPMTTVVDVSVTPDLKYCKAFISILGDEEAGKATIEGLKSAEGYIRRELARRVNLRNTPEIKFILDQSIEYGVNMSKLIDEVTKDIRD; translated from the coding sequence ATGCGTAAAAACAGTATAAAGAATACCAGAATCAACATGGAGGTCCAGAGGGAGTTAAGTGAGATCATCCGTCTGGAAATCAAAGATCCAAGAATCCATCCCATGACTACCGTGGTTGACGTTTCCGTCACCCCGGATTTAAAATACTGTAAGGCATTCATCAGTATTCTGGGAGACGAGGAGGCCGGTAAGGCTACCATTGAAGGATTAAAAAGTGCAGAAGGTTACATCCGCCGTGAATTGGCAAGGAGAGTAAACCTTCGCAACACGCCGGAGATCAAGTTTATTTTGGACCAGTCCATTGAGTATGGAGTAAATATGTCCAAATTAATAGACGAGGTAACAAAAGATATCAGAGATTAG
- a CDS encoding ABC transporter ATP-binding protein, whose translation MSNTAKTPINVLHMQDITMQFGGVVAVNGLTLDVNQGEIVALIGPNGAGKTTAFNCVTGIYEPTYGQVDFMGETILSNTPKGKMKKNYLGEVTPGPISVISSTPDVITKGGIARTFQNIRLFGQLTVFDNVLIAKHMRAKQNVFSATLRLNRREEERMRAETAALLEEQNLLHLKDEIATSLPYGLQRRLEIARALATEPKLLLLDEPAAGMNPQETQELTDFIKQIRDSYHLTVFMIEHHMDLVMQISDRIYVLDFGKLIAQGTPEDIQNNERVIEAYLGVSDDAED comes from the coding sequence ATGTCAAACACGGCAAAGACTCCAATTAACGTGCTCCACATGCAGGACATTACCATGCAGTTCGGCGGCGTTGTGGCCGTAAACGGTCTGACCCTTGACGTAAACCAGGGAGAAATCGTGGCCTTAATCGGTCCCAACGGCGCTGGAAAAACAACCGCATTTAACTGTGTTACCGGTATTTATGAGCCAACCTACGGGCAGGTGGACTTTATGGGAGAAACCATTCTTTCCAATACCCCGAAGGGAAAAATGAAAAAAAACTATCTGGGAGAAGTAACGCCAGGTCCAATCTCAGTGATCAGCAGCACGCCTGATGTGATTACAAAAGGAGGCATTGCACGTACCTTCCAGAATATCCGCCTTTTCGGACAGCTGACCGTATTTGACAATGTGCTCATCGCAAAGCACATGCGTGCCAAACAGAATGTATTTTCCGCAACTCTTCGGTTAAACCGCAGGGAAGAGGAACGGATGCGTGCGGAAACCGCTGCCCTTTTAGAGGAACAAAACCTGCTTCATTTAAAGGATGAAATTGCAACCTCTCTTCCCTATGGCTTACAGAGGCGCTTAGAAATCGCCAGAGCCCTTGCAACGGAACCAAAACTTCTGCTGCTTGACGAGCCGGCTGCAGGCATGAATCCCCAGGAAACCCAGGAATTAACAGATTTTATTAAACAGATCCGGGATTCTTACCATCTTACCGTATTCATGATCGAGCACCATATGGATCTGGTCATGCAGATTTCCGACCGTATCTATGTATTGGATTTCGGGAAACTGATCGCACAGGGAACGCCGGAGGATATCCAGAACAATGAACGGGTAATTGAAGCATATCTGGGGGTGAGCGACGATGCTGAAGATTGA